A segment of the Lycium ferocissimum isolate CSIRO_LF1 chromosome 10, AGI_CSIRO_Lferr_CH_V1, whole genome shotgun sequence genome:
CATCATATAACCAATTCCGTAGCAGAAAAAGTATTTGACATAATTGCCAAAGGGAATCAGTTTATCAACGAGATCTATTGAATCTGTACAGGTTCTGATGGTAAGCTTGATTTTGCATATAGCTTACAACAGTTCAGCCTTGTAAAAATGAGGAAGGCCTTTCATGAATGATGTTTAGCGACACCACCGTGTCGaactgaaaaatgaaaaagggaaaatgcAGTGGACTACAACTGAAGATTTAGAAAGATCTCAGCACCGATAGTGCCAAAAGTAAACTAAAACTGTTAAGGAGCCACAATTTTCTTGAGTGGTTTATACAAATCAGGTATCTGATCCTTGTAGGGCAGCACAAAACACTCTATGAACTTTGACTCTGCTATGCTCAACACACTATAAAGAGCCAACTTTCTCCTCTCAAGCTTCTTTTCGTCCAAAATTTTCAAGACTTGCATCCGAGGTACCACCCTTTTTTCCAGACTATAGCCCAAAATTGCAGGATGAGAAACCAAGTAAGCAGGTTCAAAACCAAGCTCCTTCATGAAAAGATTTAGAGCTTTTTGAATTCTAACTTCTGAGAGACCAACACAAAAGGGTAGCTTCCGGAACATGTCGAGTATATCATCATCAGACCATCCAAAACTCTTGAAAACTCCAAACTTCCTATCCAACATAGACTTCTTTTGCGAGGTTAGCACTTGAAATCCATAAAGAAAACTAGAGGAGTCACGCGGAACTCGAAATTCGTTCTCCACCCTATGCAACAAACCCTTAAACCGCTGAGGCACAATTTTTGCAATACATCTAGGATTTCGAAGCACAAGTTTTTTTATTCTCACATCAGGAACACCAGAGTTTTTCAACAACAATAGATTAGTCTCCATAATATGACGAGCACCAAAAGTAAGCAACCAAGGAAATCTCTTTATAGCCTTAACTATATTTTCATCACTACCCAAatttctcctaagcaaatcAATGGTAGGTCTCATATGAGTATCTAAACCGCTTTCAATAATTTTTGTATCCTTAGCAACTACATTCACTAGGTCCGACCCAGATAGCCCGAGATCCATAAGGCACTGGAATTTGGGTTTTAAGGTCTTGGAAACATCAGAGAATAGCAATTTGGGTACTGTAGAAACCATTTTCTTCATCTGGGTCTTGTCCAAACCAGTTTGTATCAAGAAATCGATGACTAAATCTGGATTCTTTGAGGCTTTACATGAAGATGCCAATATTGCTTCTTTTTCGGAGAAACCGAGAGAATCAACGAGGTATTTCACCAAGAAATGGGTCGGGGCAGGGGTTGAGGTTGTTGAATAGAGATATTGAGACCTGAAACTGTACAAAGAAACGAAGTCTCCAAAGCCATTGCAGTGAAATCTTGAATTGTGGGGGGATACAGCTAGACCTTTGAATGTGATGAGCCTTAAGCAGGTTTTCATCACTACCAAAGATTCTCCTAAATATTACAGTATATAATCAAAGTTGGGTCTCATATGAGAATGTAATCCTCTAAACAAAACAGGGAGTTGGACCAAGTCGGATTTAGGGTTTAAGGATTTAGTTAACATGAGGAAATAACAACCTGGGAGAAATACAAACGACAATCTTGATTCGAAATAAAGGACTCAAATCAGGTGGACTTACGAACCAACATTACGAGTGAGCAATGGCTACTCTACTCTCTGTGGAATTGTTACTATTACGCATTTCCctctttttaaatcttttaattataaaatagcACTATGAGCCCCTTCGGCTTAGCTTATAAGCAGGCGAGCTGTTCACGATTttggttaaaattaaaattaaattgaataaaaaattgatatttgatttggttgatttgattttaaattttaaaaattgataatatttgatttgattatgattctattaaaaaataaccgaaccaaatcGATAAATTagatacataaattttataattatttatatgtataatattactttttcataaataattataaatattttttaccttttaatcattaatttggtTTTTAGTttacttatttcacatgattgtttaaggcctatgtttttaagaatatgtccaagcttatgtctttaagtcttttaactcttttaagtATTAAGTGTAAACCTACTAACAGAAGTTCACGTTAGTGTTTAATGtcttttaacttaaatttttagcctttctttgtcagccatttgattttagattgtttcttctttttttttttcgaatttatacctttttgtttcttctttttttttcgaatttatacctttcttttttcttatttgaatGGATCCTAAACTTctactaatatttttcatatgaaaaggacagaggttgtagatttggaggttcctaTAGAAGATACTTCAAGAACATCGACATTTGTTGCAACTCAAGCACATGGTaatgccctaatacttcttccgtgGGTAATCCTCTAAGAAGCGAGAAAAGAACAACTCCTTGTAATCGAGACCAGCGCTTcgggataatgatagaaaaacatttGAAGTTTGGAATCATTACacagtttttttaataaaatgggagaatgGAAGGCAAAATGCAATCGCCCCAAAgttttgggatcattacacaaagtttttttatttcatatattttcattttaattttagatagtctttatgtttaattaatatgtatgtttgtaacaacaactaaaagctcatatgctctactttattttcaggtatgtgtattaagatgacaaaatggtgcagccactactaagttagtttttagctctatatgtaatagtttagcaactttgggtaactcgagtactacactatcactaatagtgaaaatgtttttatgatgtgtgttccaccttaaactataaataaaagttatcgtttgaacaaaaaaaaaaacatgtctttttcaactttttaatattttactgataagtctcatggttgctagtcataaaccgaaaaatcgaaccaaaccggtggttattattttatttggtttggttatggttttagacatttaaaaaccgactaaattggtttggttatggttttaatcaataaccgacccaaaccgaaccatgaacacccctacttataagttgctgaaattagcttttttgagtgtttagctggccagcttataagccattttgtgcttaacataagcccaaaaaaataagtttgtacgtttggaaaaatattttaagtcgctttttttaagccaatccaaacaggctctatgtCTATGAGttgatctttttttctttttgggttaAAAGGATGATTCCTATTAGTATATTAAAGTAGTTACTTCCTCCCATTCATAGTTCACttaccttttttattttggttaaaaaaaaaattcacttacaGAATAATCAAgaagattaattttattttttgagatttttCATTAGTAAGTGCtaagtgatcaaatctcaatgtgtcaaattacttaatttttttaggagttactcccttcgtcccataataagtgtcaccttaggaaaaaacacgcatattaaaaaattaataatgtcatgtgaagtttactaaattactccacataataaaaattaattatttttcctcttgattagagcatgcacaaatagtaaaccttttgacattgaAAATCCAATAATATCAAGTTACTATGTGACTTTTCCAACATCATTTAGACATTACTTTAACTTGTCACTTTTTATCTAAAGGTAGAGTTGGAAAAACtggtcaatttatgtcttggttttctaaggtgacacttattatgagacaaatTTTTTgattaaggtgacacttattatgaaacggagggagtaatattttcttaaggggtgtgttaTAGTGTTATAGGCTAAATAGacacttattttaaaatggTGAGAGTAACATCATATAGGGAGGATCATGCTCATACTACATGCTGGTTTCAAGGACACAAACATACCCATTATCCTATTACTACAGATTTGGCTCCTGATGtgtgtggttttttttttttttttttttttttgtggggggagggaggggaggggaggggggggTGGGAACAAAAGGGAGATGCATCATGGGATGAGGATGGATGATTATACAAAAAAAACTTGCTTGGTCTCCCTATGCTCTTTCTCTATATCCTACTATTTGTTGTATATTCAATGTTAGTGGGGATGTGGTCTTTTggtcaggggcggagccaggtAGAGCCCAAGGTGTTCATCTGAACCGCTTTGGGCtaaaaattacactgtttatatatggttaaaattattttttatgtatatatagtagatgttgaaccccctttcACTTgttatgtgtttacttttttaaattttgaacccCCTAAGTAAAatttctggctccgccactgctttTGGTCTCTTTACATAATTTTGGTAATTCCCATCTTGAGTAAACTTTGAGATTAAATTAGACTCGAAGTCCATTTTCTGTACTTAGAAGGGCTACTATGTTTTATTATCAATTGAAAGTACAAACTCCCTCGGATTAAAAACTGAACTTATAATAGATTGTACACTTGATGCATTGACTAATGGCTACTATTAACATCAAAGTTTGGACTTAAGCCTGGATTCAAAGTATAACTTGGGCTACTTCTTCAATTGTgaccctcaaattgctggtcatTAATTTTTGTCTTCGCTTAAAATACCATACAGTTCTTGATTCGAAACCccggctcaataaaaaaaaaaattgcaaggcagagtttctTAACAAAATTAGGCCTGTTAGGGAAAAAACTAGGACTTAGAATTCCAgcagaattaaaaaaaaaaaaatctcaagggaaacttttgccttaaggcataactaaattcTGATTGAAATTTTCGCGAAGCCTtgccttgccttgcaattttttttttaaaggttacCGCAATTTCGAGATATTTTCGACTACTTTTTAAAcaaaggacaaaattaaagaccaacgccTTGGAAGGAcgatccgtgcaaaaaaaatgaaCTGCTATAGCGTAAGGGCCTAGACCAAAAATGATCCACAACTTTGGAATTTCATGTGGGCTTCTGGCCAAGACTCCagacatttttttgcgcggagtgccctttttttttttttttttttttttttactgacttgaggttcgaacccaaaattTCGAGATATTTTCGACTACTTTTTAAAcaaaggacaaaattaaagaccaacaatttgagggaaaCAATTAAAGACCAACGCCTTGGAAGGAcgatccgtgcaaaaaaatgaactGCTATAGCGTAAGGGCCTAGACCAAAAATGATCCACAACTTTGGAATTTCATGTGGGCTTCTGGCCAAGACTCCAGATGATCCACAGGTTCGAAACTTCGAGAAATATTGGGCCCTTCTTTATCTTCCTCTCAACTTgcctgtttggccatgaaattttttcacttttttccggaaaatattttcactttatttgaaaattaacatttggccatagaaatttcaaatacaacttgcaatttgaaaaacaacaaaaaatttgttttcactttctttcttttttaatttacttttttcactttcaatacattcaaacaatcaaatattctttgaaaaatctataaccaaacacaactccatcttcaactccaactccaaaataccaaataaagtgaaaaatatttggttttcatgacAAAACGCCTACTAAATATCAGGATTTGCATGAGGTGTGATTCTCACTCTTGACATGTGAATtacattttctattttttgttcttACCACTAAGCAAAGCTTTGGCATAATAGATGTAACAGCTTAAAGCTAAGCCTATCAGAAGCGGCCTCGCACCTTAATCGACTTGAAGCAGCAAAACAAGTGCACAAACTTCAACTTTATAACAAATCACTTAGGAATTGGGAAAGAATGATGGTTGATTGAAATTCCTTTCATTCATCTCATACCAAAATTTCATCTACTTACCATCTCAAAAGAAGTCTTCAGTAGAAATAGAAAGGTTTTTTTTGTGTTGGCCT
Coding sequences within it:
- the LOC132033794 gene encoding transcription termination factor MTERF5, chloroplastic-like → MKTCLRLITFKGLAVSPHNSRFHCNGFGDFVSLYSFRSQYLYSTTSTPAPTHFLVKYLVDSLGFSEKEAILASSCKASKNPDLVIDFLIQTGLDKTQMKKMVSTVPKLLFSDVSKTLKPKFQCLMDLGLSGSDLVNVVAKDTKIIESGLDTHMRPTIDLLRRNLGSDENIVKAIKRFPWLLTFGARHIMETNLLLLKNSGVPDVRIKKLVLRNPRCIAKIVPQRFKGLLHRVENEFRVPRDSSSFLYGFQVLTSQKKSMLDRKFGVFKSFGWSDDDILDMFRKLPFCVGLSEVRIQKALNLFMKELGFEPAYLVSHPAILGYSLEKRVVPRMQVLKILDEKKLERRKLALYSVLSIAESKFIECFVLPYKDQIPDLYKPLKKIVAP